The segment TGCAGCATCATCTGTAAGAAGCAACACCACTCACCTCTTCGTCGTTGGATCTATGGCATGAAGCAGTGGTCTCTCCCTCTCAAACACAGCCAAGTGTTGTGAGAGTACCCCTGGGAGCTTCGACGACAATCTTTGAAGAGCAAATTTCTTCCTAAAAGAGCATTTTCTCTAAAAGAGTTGACACGGATGGATTGTGTGTTTGCAAAATGCTTTTCCTTCTGTGTCCTTTTGGTTGAGTTTCCTACCTCAAAACTAACGATCAGTGCGATCGTTGACTTTTACAATGCGCTTTCACAACAGACTTAGCTTTGGGGCAAGTGGAGACTGCACCCCCAGACGGTCCAGCTGATTTAGAGTCGATTCAGGCCAGGCTCATATAGATCTGTTGCCTTGTCAGAATCCACTCACTGACAGTTGTGGCACTGACAGGtatgcctttcccccagtgagcctcatAGCACAAACCCTGTGTAAAGTCCGTGAGGACAGAGAACAACACTAGGAGCCCCGTATAGGCCCAACAGGACCTGGTTCTCAGAGCTGGCACTCAAATCCTCCATTCCTCCCTGGCGCATCCCCCTGATGAAGGACCTCCCTTCTCAGGGGAGAGCACAATCTGGCACCAGTGCCCAGATCTCTGGAACTTCACAGCAGCATCCATTGAGCTCCTTCAATCAGTTGACATCAGTGCTCTCTCAATGAGGATGGCCCTCCTGATGCACTCACATTGATTAAAAGAGTGGGAGACCTCCAAGCCGATTGCTAATGACTCTAAAATTTGGGCCCGCAAATTCTACCGTTATTTTCAGACTGGCCTGGATATGTAGGTACCCACCACTCCTTCAGAGATCAGATGGTCATCTTGCAAGCTATCCCCCTGTCCATGTTATGCCCAGTCCATGACCTGCACATCTACATGGAACACACTCAGGACTTAGACGTTTTAACCAGCTCTTTGTTTGTTTCGGAGGACAGCAGAAGGGGAATGCTGACTCCAAACAAAGGGTCTCCCACTGGATTGTGGATGCAATCTGTACGGCCTACCATGCAAGAGGCTTACCCTGCCCACTGGGAGTGAGAGCTCACTCGACCAGGGGAGTCACTGCCTTGGCAACTCTAGCGAATGGGGCCTCTTGGacagacatctgtagagctgcaggCTGGGCTACACCGAACACATTTGCCACATTCTTTGAATAATTCTCAGAATCCAGTACAGGATGAGTTACCTCTTGTGAACTCTAGTACTGGTTTGGTGCTTTTCATGTAGTGGCTCTTAAAGGTGGCCCTATGTGTGAATTCCCACCTATATTTCCTAGAGATGCTGTGTTTCCCTTGAGACAGGCCCTGTCCTCCGGACTGCCTGAGTGACCTGGAGATGCTTTTTGGCTCCTCACAGAACAGAACGAGAGAGAGCAGATGCTATGCTGGCCTATTTTCACCCAGATGTCTGGGGCTTGGCCAGCTATGCAAATTCTGCACACCCAATATCATTGGCATTTTCTCAAGATATCAGAGGTGTTTGGGCTCCAAAGAGCATCCCCTAGTGTCGTACATTTGACACAACGTCCTTCGTTCCATTAGGGAACGAAGGTTAGCATATGTAACCGacactatctttttttttttttttgtaacagtaaGTAGGAGgatttttttaattgtctttTTTAAACCCAGCATATTTGCTGTAACCTAAAATATCAGTGAAGATTTACTTgccaagtattttttttaaatcacattctGCATACTTTTCCATCTACTTAAACACACGTTAACTTGTTATCTCCCCAAGATGTAGGTAACTTTGtctcttcagtagaacacaaacaaaccaTTGCAGCCAGTCAATGGTAACCAAATCTTTAGGAAAGGAGGTGACCAAGTACGGTGATCCATACCTGGAATACCTGGCAGCCATATTGGGCAGTTGGCTCACTGCTGtgagcagttgggggtttggtgccttgctcaaaggACTCACCTGGAAATACTGGAAGCTGATTTAGAGTCGATTCAGGCCAGGCTGGAAatactccccccacctacaatccctgctggacttgagacttgaacctgcaacctttgggttacaagtccgactctctaaccattaggccacggctgccccagtGTTACTTTAAGAgtaaaacatacacagacaaatccaaattaaaaaaTTGACTGCCAAAttgtatgactgacagactgcaacagtttgagtttaatatctttgtttgtgttctactgaagatacaaagtcacctacatctcggaCGCACTGggtgtaagcagataaacatcaaattttcatttttgaatgaactgtccctttaaaagttATTGTTTATGTACTGCTAATATAATCTgcttaatctttttttttctaccaATAGGTAAGTGGTTCACTTGGAATGAACATTTTCAGTGCTATAACTGCAAGTGTTGGCATTCTTACACTTTCATTAGATTTGGCTCTAGGACCACCCTGCTACTATGACTACTATTATGACTGCACTAATATTGGTGAAATGTATAAGGTATGTAACAAACTGGAGTTCGCTTACTATTATTGATAATTTACAATGCATGAAGGCATAGACATACATCAACGGTAAACTCAATCCAGTTTGACctataaaaatgttatattgcTATACGAACCACAGGGATTGTAGACTCTGGACTGTTGAGCACCCTGTGTGAGTACTAATTATCAATcattttgttattatttgtgCTAATGTTGAATTTTCTCTCAGACCCTCTACTGGGGAATCGGTAGTATATCATTGATATTTACCTTCCTTGAGTTCATCATCTCCATCTATCTGTCAGTATTAGCTTGTAAAGCCaccagctgctgctgctgttatCCTCCAGAGGTGAGCAATATAATTCAATACAATACAATCAAGTCATGCCATTGTTATTACATTTATGGCATTTCACTTTTAGAAgtcataaaatgttaatttttccaAAGATGCCGTTTGTTCAACAAGTTGTAACTCTACAGCCCTGTGAACTAAGACCAAATCTTAACAGCTCAGAGGTAAATTTCAGGTAACTTCAGTTTAATTGGACTTTGTATAAAATGCTACTAACACACAGACTAAAACAATGTATGTATTCGTGTAATAATGCAGTGTTGAGTGTTTATGTTTTGGAAATATGTGAACAACTcagtaaataattatttaatattgtcaaTGTGTGCACTTTATAAACAAAGAAGCTGATCAcagtttttgttttgattttgcaCAGATAGCTGTGTTCAGCAACCCTTCCATGTCTCACAATCCTGCAGAAAATCCCCCACAATACAGTAAATAAGAATAAATATGAATATTCAAATGGGGACAGTGTTGTGGTCCTGCAGTTGTGTGATGCTTACGTGGGACAC is part of the Garra rufa chromosome 1, GarRuf1.0, whole genome shotgun sequence genome and harbors:
- the LOC141339158 gene encoding membrane-spanning 4-domains subfamily A member 15-like isoform X1, with protein sequence MSSTMSSSGFFLNVQQPAQTTPAGTVTNAPMPVFVQQVPAFSPLQKLQPFMKGQPKALGTVQIMIGLLTLMCGIVTTVHSSFIFVYSGIPYWGSISYIIAGSLSIAAENKRNSPSSLCLVSGSLGMNIFSAITASVGILTLSLDLALGPPCYYDYYYDCTNIGEMYKTLYWGIGSISLIFTFLEFIISIYLSVLACKATSCCCCYPPEMPFVQQVVTLQPCELRPNLNSSEIAVFSNPSMSHNPAENPPQYSK